From the genome of Pseudomonadota bacterium:
CTCAACTCGTGAAATATTCAGGCTAATGCGAGAAATCAGCCGATCAGATAAGGCCTTTACCCTGCTGGAAATACTGGTTGCACTGGCAATTCTCAGTATCATCATGGCGGCGGCGCTAAAAAGCAGCGGCACTTCGGTTACCAACGCAGCGTATCTCAGGGACAGAACCCTTGCCCACTGGGTTGCAATGAATAAGGCAGCTGATCTGCGTCTGGCAAAAAGCTGGATTGCCCCCGGAGTAACCGCTGGAGAAGTGAATTTTGCCGATAATAGCTGGCAGTGGCAGGTAACCGTGGTCGAGACCCCTGACCCTGATATGCGCCGGGCGGCCATAGTCGTAGGCCGGCCTGAGG
Proteins encoded in this window:
- the gspI gene encoding type II secretion system minor pseudopilin GspI — protein: MREISRSDKAFTLLEILVALAILSIIMAAALKSSGTSVTNAAYLRDRTLAHWVAMNKAADLRLAKSWIAPGVTAGEVNFADNSWQWQVTVVETPDPDMRRAAIVVGRPEALKSPLAVLNLFIGRPST